The following is a genomic window from Mya arenaria isolate MELC-2E11 chromosome 4, ASM2691426v1.
GAAGTGAAAACAAGGCCGACCTTTTGAATTTCCAACAGTGTATAGTCTTAAAACATACCTAAGTAAACTTTGATTGTCTATTTACTTCTgtaattggttttattttacaaatcagTCTTTGGTGTTTTTAAATTGCGGACAAAGATCATTGACACAAACGAGTTCAGTTACATAAAGATATAACGTCATCAATGGGTGAAAGGATGCTTATATAGTAATTTAACAAAGACCTCGCACGTTCAATGATTTTTCAAGGGGTGAACGAATATTTGTAcagaaaaaaagtaaacaaggaCAATGAACATAGCACCTAAGGTCAACGATTCTTCAAAGGGAAAACGAATTCGTATATAGAAAAAAACGAGGACTTCGAATGTAGCAAAACTCTTTACCTTTACGCATAATATCTGTAAATCCTGTTCTGTAAACTCctttaaatatttcttgttgGTCGGCGGTGAAAAGAGTTCCTTTCATCTTTCTCATTCTGTTGAAATCACACTTCTTGACCACATCAGCTATGTCATCGTCACTTACGTCTTGTTCGAGAAACTTAAACAGTTTCTTTAGTTCTCCAAAACAGTCCTGCAATTTAGAAATACTACAAGTACGTTCAATTGTTTCTAAGATTATCACGAGTGGAACTGCACACAAAGTAGCTACTTAAGTCAGATCTGATCAGCGAAGAACTGTTCGTTTTGTGGTGAAACCACAATTTTTACATtactattaatataataatttaaaaataaaacaaagtagtGGCCAAAACGAAAATGAACGAGCGAAACAAACGTAAATGGACAACAAACAGACCAAATTCGTATCAAACACACATAATCAATTAAAGATGGCTAAAAAAATTGTTCCCAAAGTTGTTCTTCTTGCCGattcaacattaaatataaaatatgaacagAAGTAAGAGTTTGTTTCTTAAACCAGAAAGCTCTTCAATAATCAAATCATTCATTGACTCTGGTTTAAAATTTGACCTTTTCTATAGAAATAAACATAGCTGGCGCGTGCTGAAGTTACAGAGAGAGAGAATGTTCATCTCTAAATTAGGCAATCGGGGCTTTTCTCGCCCGAGACATTGATGAACGCTGTcgtgtaaaaacaaaatatttaagacaAAGCTATCTCtaagatataatgaaaacttTGGCATAATATAAGCTCAGGCTCAAATTAACTAGGATCGGGTTTTAAGGCATAATCATGCAGGCGCAACAAACGTTCACCGAGAGAAAGACAACGTCCTAAGATAAAACATACGtacagttttaacaaatatgaaaatcgATGACAGTAAATTCTGGGGCGAACACCTTAGTACGACCAATAAAAACAGGAGTTCAATGGCGTTACAGTAATTATTtctatttgtttaataatattcgAATAATTTCTAGAAATATATACTACCGCTTTCATGTTTTCGTAGTACATGATATGGATTGGCCAGTCGGGGTTTTCAGTTATAAACTGTTGCCATTCAAGAAGATACTGTGGATATGACCCATAGTCCGctgaaaatggaaataaaatcaataaagtgTTGTTGCAGATTAGTGTTTTACAAGTGTTTGAAACACAacttaatattattgaaaacgGTACATACAAAAGTTTTTTGTACATAGGTTTATGTATTTGAGTTTATGTCAAACCCAAATGtctgttttatgtaaatattaaagcTATTGAGTAAAGAATAATAATCCtaatatgtttttcttgaaataaccTCTTACTGGTAAAATGGTGAAATACGTTTTTCTTTAAGTGGTGAAAAGTGGAATATTCTAAATTTGATTACTTTCGCCTCTCATAAACATCTGCAGATAGTTCTCGAACTTTCCCTTATAGTCGTACATGCAGAGGTTAACAGTATGGTTGTAAAAAGAGACCGCCACATCTTTTGGGTTCCTAAccacaaaaatacatttcaggCGTTTTCTTTTGGCGTCCTGTAAGAGAGATAACAAAACACAGTTCATGTTTTGGTTACATTTTTAACGTCGCTTCTGATGTTGACACCAACAGCATGTTTGACAAGCAATTATGGTATAACgtattttacaattgaaattgTTATGCATGTTTTTGCATATACTAGAATCAAATAAAAGTGGTTAATTAATTGCAGTAGGTAATGCTTACGTTCTCCTAGTctagtttggtatcaacaaaatgCTATTTCGAAACTATGAGCTTTATTGGTCTGTTTTGCtgaaagtttatttgattttgtaaataaaaggtTCAATTACAGTTGTAACCCAGTCATACTATTCAACTTAAAATCTTGCTCTTTTATTATACTCCCGTTAAAAGATGGCCATATTGATATTTGGGACGAGTAGGAAGttaacatgaaaaacttaaatgaGACTAGTATTGGTTCATTATACCTTTGGCATGTAACGTATTTTGACATGCGTATTGATGATTCTTTTCGAAGGTATTGAGTCCATGCTTGCTTCGGAATTACCCTCTGGCATACAGGGTACCTTGACATCCCCTGTGATGTCATCAAGTCTATTGAGAATTACGTTCATCATCTCCCATAGCCAGTTAGCTCCTGAATACAAGTAGAGCAGTTTAAAGTTAAATGGGGCGATCTTTGCgcaatattacaataaaaactacggagacaagccaagtagtcttaaaaaaaacgtgtttagaggcacaaggcaagggcccagacGACAATAAACCAGTGAAACACACGTATAAACATCACATACTCAATTACAAACACCACAGAATACAcacttatcaatataaatttaccCATAAATGATTAGATAaccgtcttggaacggtcagtgaaatacGAGTGCACTGAAACACGAGTCTACTGGGGTCTTAAACTAGTTTGTATGACCATAGTCCTAACAtttaatatgaactaaggcgctgcctctgcggacttgaagtgttattgccggacaCTTTAACGTTTATTTAATGACCAAGTGAAACATACTAGGAGTAAAagggaaacgttttttttttgtatatgttaatgaaactttttaaataacaagcagttctgttgctgttagcaatttatttagtatatacaCAACTATCTACAACAATAgtgtatacagtatatataatgcattactaTATATTATCTATCTTTAAGTTTGAAGTTGTTCttcttatttaagttaaataaagctactatgcatttgagatcaagtacaaaaacacatttgaaaaatatgtttcaaacagaaaataaaataaaaatgatcacatACCAATAAAGTTGCACTGAAGTATACTACAATCAGGAGATTAGCTATCACTATAAATAAATGGGCAAAGATCTATCTAAAAATTATggtaaaacatggcaaaacatttacTCATTTACTAATAATAATCAAGCCATACTCCTTAACCAAAAACATTGTTGAATTATTGATTATACAAGCAGCACCATCAAATTGTCTGCAAAACTTCTCAGTgagaatacaaaataaattcttATGTGTTATATAGCACATACCCCCCACTCCAAAAAAAGAAAGTTGCTAAATGTTAATGatgaacaaatgtgttgtttagattttaaagGCAAATACAAATACTGCTTTCATTACAGAATTATCTAAACGATGCTTTCaatcaactttaaaataatttgtgtcattatgtctaatgatcaaaattatctaaaattcaattaattaatattataaaaagctTTGCTAAAATCAGTATACACGAAAAGAGATCTGTTTTAGACCTTTTACAGttaaatatgcatgtacacatgtattttttacagatTTCCCACAGTGGCCTTTTTGTATggctttttgataaaaaggttttgtttttttatatctggtgggaaataaaattgtatgaataaaataatgttaaaattttctagACTTTTAAAGGCCCAATATGTTACGACCTctcataacatttttgacatgaagtatattttgaattaagcaTGGAAATAGTCAAACCAAATTTCCGTATCATGGGACATTCTTAAAGACCCAGTATGTTAAAgaagtttaaacttatcaaggtgtaattacaaacaaatgacttGTAAccatcaaataatattttaacccaCATGGTGatctaaaaagaaatgataaattgcaattactatcaacattcaacagagctgaaaatatattctaaatttagcgcttATATAGTACATACAAAAAATTAATCAAGTCAGTGATATTGTAGGAACACAATCAAATAAGAACACAGTGAATAACTGAGCTTACTAAgccatttttcatataaatttgttGAGTGTACCAGCATATAGAGCAAGCCCAAATTTCCATTCCAaaaccattttttatgaaaataataaaaacaattaaaattattatattatattatttatacagaATGCCAGCATAAGGCTATTAATTATTCACATATGCTAATATGCACAAATCAATGCTATATTTATCttctattaatttatatagatttatctgAAAAAATGCCTGCAATATGTACAGTGTCAAATCATGTTAATAAAATTCGGTGTTCTCAAAAGCACGATCAATGTTTTCTGTACTGACAGCTGgatcttaaatatttaacatatcagTTCAACAATATACAAATAGTGATCGTTGATTCATTTACAGTCAAAACACCATTACTTCTATATACTGAACTGATTGCTTCTTaaaaaatcatgcaataaaagaaaccaaacaaacaagcaaaaactgttgtttcttgttttaaatgctaaatttggcacaaaatgaacagaacagagttttgcaattgtctatatgttgctcaattattacatattatctgtaaatgtcacattttgtattatttacacaaatCAAGGGGTGACTAACATCTGCATTCTCTTGAAATATGGGATTCTGTGCTGTATTCACTTCATGTTTCAGATGGTTTgaataaatgcaatgttttaacagaataaaagtaCTGACTACTACTGTGAAGGTACATGTATGCcagttaacaatcatttgaggcatacacaattCTATATGTAGTCATAAATTTGTATAGTATCATCGTGTAATTTCATGGATTCAAAGATCaagaaaaattgataaaatatattatgtttgaatatatggAATGAATATTTAACTCTTCAGGGTAATTTACAACAATGCATTTTGGATGAGTCAGAAATGCACTTGCATAGAATCTTTTCTAAATTGAAGACATTTTCCATTCTCTGGAGGCGGTAAAGAATTCCAGACAGAACTATCTTGAACAGCATTTTGTCCATTAAGGTCCTCTAGAGCTTCTTCAACCAGGtgctataaaaaaagaaaaattgtgtttttacagaatgttgaaatgtattaagaagTATTGAAGGAAAGGTAAAAAACCTTGTTGATACTGACACACTTTGAATCCTATTTGCCTTGTTGATATTCtaagttttgtttaactgcTAATGAATCAGTTCTTAATGTAATGCTCAAATAgaagagcaaacaaaatagaaaaattaacaaacacGCAGAGGTTGttgtttcattagaaaatgacATAATCTCATGGCCGCGACCGGAAATAATTTATAGCTGGCATGAAACAAAGTCatttaggaatgaaacaaacagaaataataAACGTAAAAGAATCAAATCTGCTCAAACATTGCTTCTgtttggatacattttcataaagtgatTGTGAAATTCTATTAAATTACCGCATGATGTCTGCTCCAATTTAAGTTTGGCTGGCTGGTCTGTCATCATCCCCATCTCCAACCGGtcgcaaacaataacaattttttaAGTTACTAGAGGATGCACTATTCTTGGTTGATGGAATTACTAATAACTTATTCTCATAAGGACATTCACTATTTAAAGTCTTCGAGTTGGGTTGGTGAAGCTGGCGTATACACTAGATTGtgttggggggaggggggattgatattaaatatatgtgtgtgggggggggggcaagaGCTATAAAAGGGTCTCAagggggcagtggttacaattgacgactgcataaattgtttatataagatCAAAAAGGCACATGagtattcaataaatataacatacatgtataaaattagGTCTAGAAGAACGCTTAATAGTTTCTCTTTCTCTATCACATATTGTAATGTTAACCTGTCAGTtgaaacaatacaacaataaaaaagaCTAGCCCAATCActgttaatttatatatatacattcaatcTTAAAAACATCATTGTGACTCACGTATTTAGAAGGTACAGAAAGTAACGTTtctggtttgtttttgtgtgttatgGATCATAATGCAGATCGTTCAGAATATTCAAAATGGCCGTCGGCATGACATGAACAAACATTTAGATCTTTTTAGCAGCTTAATATCCCAAACAATTGTTATAAATCCGACACTTAACCGTTTAATTTGATGctattaattcttttttaagaaaaccctgaaaaataaaagcagaaatgtcaatatttacatCGTGTCAGAAGCGTTTGAAACAGATGTTGGAGAATTCGTACCCATTCAATACCGTACCGGTATGACTAGATAGAGGAAAGTGCACTTTCCGCGGAAAGTACGAAATCGGTTAATGCTCCTGAAACGATAATTTAGTGGTTACCAGTACTAAATCTCCGTTAATCTAGGAAAACCTGTACCTCGATTGGAACGCGGAGATAGATTAATATTCGCAAAAGAACTTcggcgaacacgttatatattaccttttgggacgtgttcgctgaagagaacgccgtatccaaaacctaccagaattcgtgacattttgATGTCActctgttatttcacttgtatgcattgtacagacaaaataattttatcctcaggtaaatgaagtaaaatgtagttcacaaacacattttcaaaaccaaaaaacgctttATAAATggttgatttatcatttaaataaatccGATTATAAGCATTCCTCAACTAGGTCATAGTTTTGTTCGAATTTGATCAcgtgataacaagattttcagaaaataccgaTGTGGCCTACATTTGACCTCACAAATgcagtgtttattttgctgttactttttctatttcgaataattagtaaataacaaataacaattttggaataaattaattgtctttactaatcaaaaggtattttcaaCCTAACTGTAATTGGTTttaactaaatgaacaatgtgaatccgatgctataaatagaatccatcgacgtcatcatggtcagGTGATTGCAGAGTCAttcaattgcatcataatactcagttgattctggttgacttttatatgggggttacgccataactttaatgtgttgtaaacatcaaataaataaatatcgacATTatagttatggaagccagaactagatTAATACGAAGTTTCTAGtaaactgttttcaaaatatgaaattcaaaacaaaacaagtatcACAGATAAACtcacatttacaatttaatCAGACTTCTTTGCTCTCCACACTGGCAGTAGGATTTGTTATGGCTCCATCTGTTGTTGttccatttaaacaaaatggcgtccaATGCTCGCTTGAAATCTTCATCAAGTTCATTGTAGCGTGAAATGCGGATTAATATATTCAAGTTTGATTCCATAAGCATTTAGTTTCAGCGATACGTAGTGAATTTGTTGGATGTAATAACTGCTTAAATCACAAAAACCGTTTTGTCACTAACTGTAATTCACAGATGTGAAACAGGCTTTCCTATTAAATGCAGTACTATTGTTAACGCTTATCCAAATATGGAAGATCCGATctaaaaagtacatgtacctcgggtgTTTCCGTACTGAATTTTTATTGGTTAACGGAGGACAAACCCCgcccaaaacatgtacaatttgcttgccggcatgcacgcgctttatatgaacaatgtatgacaagcttttctggttctcattttcatggttcagtggtgcccaaatttGTTAATGCCTTTCACTCCGGCAAAAAGAGgtagtcccttgcatacacgtacaaaccgtaagaaggcttgtacagacaaacgcttcgcgtttgtcttcaagcccgtattcatatttacaaaattaaaaatataaacctcATCAGTGGTGTTCTGTGTTTATGGCTTGTTTCTGGATTGGTCCCTGTGCCATTGAACGGGTTTTATGCTTACGCTTTCgattcgactactggacttgtttctgtagtttttcatatgaatatcatCAACTAAATgacgaataaagtaaaaaagtaaaaaataacatgtaaacTGTTAAAGTAATTTCAAGTACTCAAACCTGTTTTTGGGAAGGAGTTGAGGAAAATGTCATCGTCTCTTAGTTTCAGGTCCGGCAAATGATTGTAAATACTTTTCGATTGTTCAAAAGTGTTTCCAAATGTAGGCAGACGATAGTTGGTGACGTCATCAACGTCATATAACACCGTATCACCACCTGGAACGTCCTCTTGTCGTCGTCTTTCAGTGAATCTATACATGGCGTTTTTctgaaactttttttaaaatgcaaaatttggTACGGGGAATCATTGGAGCTTACCATTTCGTATTTCTCTGAACATGACGTTACGCTTCTACCGATGTGGTGCGAATTAGTAAATGAAAGCACTGATATTGCTAAACGGCTTAAGCAATGATTCcttcataatatttcatatgaatGAAAGCACATATTGCGAATGTATAGCAGAGTTAAACAGACAGCGTAATAAAAGGTTGTATTCAGAATCTACCATACATGTCTATTATTGTGCTTGGTTCTATTATGCCTACCAACTTTAATTTCAAGAACATGTGAGCTTACTTGATATGTGATACTTGTTATGAACATAGTATTGTTTCTTTTCCGaatataaatgatgatgatgaagatgatgatgatgatgttcatcatcatcatgatcatcatcatgatcatcatcatataGAAAACACTAGCAGTCGTCATGATCTCTCAGTTTCTGGTGTGGTTTATTTGCCATTTCTATGTTGCGCAATTTGTCCCGGCAATCAGTTTTGCATATAAAGGTGTTCAGGCTGTctataaacacaaaataactatttgtatattgttttactgaACAATTCTGTTAACTTTGTATATGCGTGGAGCAGTCTGTCcagttgaagcatttcagtttcaCTCTATATAACTTtctatgttaaaaattaagcCGACAAAGTGGAAAATCcaaatttgcttaaaacagAATCTTACAGGAGAGGCAGGCCAGTTTTGCAGTGCTGTTTTATGGACATCGTTGGAAGCTACAAGGACAActaaacttgttttattgttttcagtGTATATGGAAATACTgactcttcaaaggtttgcggcttttCATGATGAAAATACAATGAAGCTTATACTTGTCTCATTGTTTTAAGAATTGATTACACTATTGTAAAACGTTCAGAATATGTTTCATTAagcctgaaattgaactatttgagttttttaaatgttgtctttGTCAAAAAAAGTAACTG
Proteins encoded in this region:
- the LOC128232759 gene encoding sulfotransferase 1A3-like, whose product is MYRFTERRRQEDVPGGDTVLYDVDDVTNYRLPTFGNTFEQSKSIYNHLPDLKLRDDDIFLNSFPKTGANWLWEMMNVILNRLDDITGDVKDAKRKRLKCIFVVRNPKDVAVSFYNHTVNLCMYDYKGKFENYLQMFMRGETDYGSYPQYLLEWQQFITENPDWPIHIMYYENMKADCFGELKKLFKFLEQDVSDDDIADVVKKCDFNRMRKMKGTLFTADQQEIFKGVYRTGFTDIMRKGEIGDWKNWFTVAQNELFDAWWADQTKDLNMFSFTYE